ATTGCCGCGAACAGCACCATCACCAGCGAGAAGCCCAGCGCGGCGGAAAAACCGTACACCGCAGACTGCAGGAAGTTATGGCCCAGGTTAATGTTCAGCAATGCCACGCCGAGTACGGCACAGTTGGTGGTGATCAGCGGCAGGAAGATACCCAGCAGGCGGTAAAGCGCGGGGCTGGTTTTACGCACTACCATTTCGGTGAACTGCACGACAACCGCGATAACCAGGATGAAGGCCAGGGTGCGAAGATAAATCAGGTCCAATGGCACCAGGATAAGTTCGTCAATGATCCACGCAAAAATAGAGGCGAGCGTCATCACGAAGGTGGTTGCCAGCCCCATGCCGATGGCGCTTTCCAGTTTTTTGGAAACCCCCATAAACGGACACAGACCAAGGAACTTCACCAGCACGAAGTTATTGACCAGTACGGTACCCACAAAGAGCAGCAAATAATCTGACATGATTCGACCTGAAACAAAAAA
This Klebsiella michiganensis DNA region includes the following protein-coding sequences:
- a CDS encoding electron transporter RsxA, whose protein sequence is MSDYLLLFVGTVLVNNFVLVKFLGLCPFMGVSKKLESAIGMGLATTFVMTLASIFAWIIDELILVPLDLIYLRTLAFILVIAVVVQFTEMVVRKTSPALYRLLGIFLPLITTNCAVLGVALLNINLGHNFLQSAVYGFSAALGFSLVMVLFAAIRERMVVADIPAPFRGNAIALVTAGLMALAFMGFSGLVKF